The following are encoded together in the Melitaea cinxia chromosome 22, ilMelCinx1.1, whole genome shotgun sequence genome:
- the LOC123664698 gene encoding homocysteine-responsive endoplasmic reticulum-resident ubiquitin-like domain member 2 protein, with the protein MIPDNVTLIVKAPNQQIEDQNIECQSSWTVRQLKGHLSEVYPSKPRADEQKIIYSGQLLEDNTILKDVLRNYESQIAHTMHLVCSSKRMQENTQELPKTDGLRQRNVPENTPRPTETTPRPEMRQNDQNHTVEMQNYLSSFVNNYGRVPPYPNYNFGEGYLPIPNDPASMANHMLMVQQAYMQYMQQYANMRQAMTDETPTPPTETPAPQPQAPEPEQEEGARDWLDHLYAASRFAILLSLFCLYGSPARLLLVVILAAAGYLHQIGFFRVLNVNPLNNGRRNEQQNNENRPQNNDNQQQNNDNQQQNNDNQRQPNDQQNNDDDNQQSLLAVTWMIFTSFFASLIPDTN; encoded by the exons ATGATACCAGATAACGTGACACTGATTGTTAAGGCGCCTAACCAGCAAATCGAGGATCAGAATATCGAGTGCCAGTCATCTTGGACGGTCAGACAGCTCAAAGGGCATCTATCAGAAGTCTATCCTAGTAAACCg aGAGCAGACGagcagaaaataatatattcggGACAGCTCTTGGAAGACAACACTATTTTAAAGGATGTGCTAAGAAACTATGAAAGTCAAATAGCACATACTATGCACTTAGTTTGCTCATCAAAGAGAATGCAGGAAAATACTCAAGAACTACCAAAAACTGATGGCCTCCGGCAAAGAAATGTGCCTGAGAATACCCCACGTCCAACAGAAACAACCCCAAGGCCAGAAATGAGGCAAAATGACCAAAATCACACAGTTGAAATGCAGAACTATTTGAGTTCCTTCGTCAATAACTATGGGAGGGTGCCACCATACCCTAATTACAATTTTGGGGAAGGTTACTTGCCAATACCGAATGATCCAGCTTCGATGGCTAATCACATGCTGATGGTGCAACAGGCGTACATGCAATATATGCAGCAATATGCTAATAT GCGACAAGCTATGACCGATGAAACTCCAACCCCACCAACCGAAACCCCAGCCCCCCAACCCCAAGCCCCGGAACCGGAACAAGAGGAGGGGGCCAGAGACTGGCTCGACCATCTTTATGCTGCGTCTAGATTCGCGATACTACTGTCGTTGTTCTGCTTGTATGGCAGCCCCGCGAGGTTACTGCTCGTTGTTATATTAGCCGCGGCTGGTTATTT acaccAAATTGGTTTCTTCCGCGTCCTCAACGTAAATCCATTGAACAACGGACGTCGCAATGAGCAACAAAATAACGAAAACCGACCACAAAATAACGACAACCAACAACAAAATAACGACAACCAACAACAAAATAATGACAACCAGAGGCAACCGAATGACCAACAGAACAATGATGATGACAACCAACAATCACTGTTAGCCGTCACTTGGATGATATTCACATCATTTTTTGCTTCATTAATACCGGATACAAATTAA